The genomic segment ACCAGTTACTTTAACTTttctacaatatttttttgatgaaATATTGAACGAATGTATCATATCTCAAGGTGAATTGGACTATaagcaaatgaaataaaaaaacaatatcgTGAAATAGAAGtcgaaaagaaataaaaattacgATTTAACTTCAATTGAAATGTTCTTAAAAACAATATTCAAGTGAGTCTAATTCTGTAACGTCAGCTTGGGGCTGGAAAATAATGTGTTTTCCATTGGCAAGAGGACTGCGAAATTAGGAAATTggtatttcttaaaaataataaacttttaaccTAAAAAACAAGTAATTACATTCATGTCATTAAATTTAAGTTGGCAAAGGAAATAGAGAagtgattttcttttaaaaaaaatcaataatgatCAAATGTTACAGTAACTTTGGTTACTGTAAAATCAATTATGAAAGGATATTTGAAGCTTTGATAGGACTTTTTGTTTTCACATGATTATCGTAGGCTTTTCTTATCCAATACTGATTTTAAAATTCCAGCTCTAAAAGGCAGAATCGAAAAAGAGTTCCATGTTTGCAACACTTTTTCAGAATAGATAGTCTCATCTCAACTATTACATAGTATATTGAGATACTGAAGTGCATATATACtgtagtaaaatattttaactaatctggataaagaaaaaccataaaaaaaagaaaaacaccacATAAATATTACAGCATAATTGACATTATAACATTTTGTTCAAGAAAATCAGATGAAACTTTATgatttaatgatatttaaagAAGGGAGTTATGGTAATTTTGAAAAGAAGGATGAGAGGGTTTATGCAATTGTGCTATACTTgtaaatagaaaatgaaaaattttaaaacaaaggaGAAGTGattcaaattttattgaaatttggCGTTTGTAATTTTATAGAAATAGAATGACTAAAATTGTATAATTGGGGAAAACCAAATGGGGATGCAACCATACTTCTCTGGTAGCTTAGCTTTCCATTAGATCTGCCAGCAACAAAATTACTTTTTCTTCAAGCTGAAAAAAGTCAGAAAAAAGTGATAAATATACTAGACATAAATAATGAAAAGGTCTCCCCCAAAAGATAGCATGCAAAATTGCTTACTTTCTATTGGGATGAAAATGTAAGCTTAGACTTGGCCAAAACAATTGTCAGATTCAGGCATTCCATAGAGTACATGACCGTTGAGTCCTAAAATGGGCtgaaatacaaagaaaaagtcCACATCTGTTTGAATTGCATGATATTTAAGTATGTAACTCTGACAAATAATAATTGAGTACTGACCACCAGTATGTCGAGTAAAGACTTGCATATGGAATAACAAACTTTCCAGGATAGAGTTTCATTTAGTTGCAAAAGGCACTAGAATGCAGCTAAAGTATAAAGTTAGTTCAACATTTTGACAATCATGCTGGCTTCAGGTAATAATGTTAAAGTATACCTGAACAATGAGGTGTGCAGGATTAAGAACCTCTACTGACAAACCATATCTTCTCCAAACAACAAAGAAGCTAGCAAGTAGGACTGATATCTccagaaaaaaaacaaacttccCAAAACTGCGCACAATTTATCTGAACATTTGCTTAACAAATATCATCAAGCGCTAATTGCACATATTAAACTAAAACAATGGAGGGAAAATGCATTCCAAATACGAACCACCGATAATTAGATACAGAATTAATTCATTGGCCCAGTAGTAATCTATGAGATGAATTTAGTTTGAAAATCTCTTTTGATTAATTTCCATActatacatttaaaatattggTATGATATTTCTAGATTTCCTCTATTTTCTTACTCATTCTATTCCTATTCCTCGTGTATACTAAATGACTTACGTCCTAGAAATGAGGAAAAAAGGGAAACGCAGTTCATTTAGTTCCAACCAAAGAGTGTCAACACTCCAATTCCCATTACTGACCTTCAAGAATACGCGTAAAAGGAGTCAAAACTTTTTCCCATCCAAGAATCCTGCAAAACAGGGGAGAATTGTAGTTATGACTACGTAAAAGTATGCTCTTTCAAATCTTGGAATTATTCTGGCAGAGAAAATGGTGAATTAAGAAATGAATAGCAACGTGCAGCAACTCTGGAACAAAATATAACTGATACCAATTTATCCTATCTTCATATTTCATATATTCCCATATACTTTGCCTAATTTTATGGACTTCTATTCAAACTACCAAGCCATATATTATAACAGATTATCATAGAAATTACCACTAGTAATTCTAAATGCCGTGCTTGAAATGCTCCAATCATAGCCTCAGCCATGTAACCAAATTAAAGGAAACCCAGCACCAGAGGAAAGCCAGACCAGGTATATTTTAATCATGCTTTTATAATGTAGGCTCCATCATTAAGCACATCTATTCTTTTGGAGAATTATCTCCTTCAGATGCACATGAGAGTGCCAGCATCCATCCTTGCAAACCGTGAGGAGAATCCCTTTTCACCATTACTTCTAGCCTGCCAACCGCCCGCTTTGAAACTCCACAATTCAGCAAAATGTTAGCAAGAGCTCTAAATGTGAAATCGTCTGGTTGAATGCCAGATTTTATCATTTCCTTGAAAGTTTCTGTAGCTTCCCTTAGCCTCCTATCCACAGAATACAAACCAAGCACATTATTATAACTCAATACATCAGTCAAAAGACCTAGTCTTCTCATCTGTGTTGCAATTTGAATGGCTTCATCCAATCTTCCGATTTTCTTATACATACATAGCATCATTGCATACGAAAACTCATTtgcaatttcttttttcttcaagcTCTCAAATATCTCTTTTGCTTGTTCAACCATAACAAGTTCAGTATAAAGATCAATCATACAATTAGAGGAAAATATAGAAGGACCTTCATCTGACGATTGAAGCAATTTGTATGTTTCTTGAGCTTCTTCCAGGTAGCCTAATTTAGTATACAACTTAATTAAAGAGTTATATATAGTTGGATTCCCTGGCAATCCTGCCTTTCGCATTTCATTAACATATTTGTTGGCTTCTTCAACACTTCCCGCATCAGCAAAAGCATTGATAAAAACACCATAAATAATCACATCAGGCTGCACGGCGTATCCAAGCATCGTTTGGTACAATTCTTCAGCCATTTTCAATTGCCCTAACTTCGCGAAGCTTTTTATCACAACACAATATGGAACACAGTCACTCACAAGTCCTGCTTTCTGCATTCTTTCAAGATAAGATCTTGCATCGCGCGGCTTGTCAGCACTGGCCAAAATATGTATAAGAGAACCGTAGCTGCATTTGTCTGCGACAACACCAAATTTCttcatacaatcaaacaattgGCATGCTTTATCATAGCATTTTCCTATCCCATAAGCTTTAATCATTACATTAAACTCGAGGACAGTgagcttcttcttttctttgcaGCACATAAATACTTTCTCTGCTTCTAAAGTGTACCCTCGCTCTCCATAAGCGTCAATATTAGCAGAATAACAGGCAGAACTAATATTCCCAGCTAGGTGAAACCTCCTGAACCACAACCATGACTGCTCAAGCATACCTGATtctacatacattctagtcAAAGCAGATTGGGTGACCTCATCAATTGCAAGATTCCTTTCATCCATCTCCCGTACAAGCTCTTCCGCTTCTTGGACCATCTTCCTTGGCGAGTATGCATACAAGAGGATACGGTAACTCACAACATCTGGCTCAAGGCAGGACTGTTTCATCCTTGCAAGACATTTAGCTGCCATGTTGAcattattattcttaatataaGCCGAAATGAGAATGTTATACGTCCAAGTGTCGGGTCGGCACCGAAACTCTCCCATTTTCTGGAACAACAAACAAGCTTGTTGTAGCCTTCCACAGTTTCCATATAAGCGAATCATTAAATTCAGTGTCACTGTATTCAAGGTCATGCATTGTCTGATCATCCTAGCAAAAGTTTCACATGCTGCGCGAAATTGACCACCCTTCCCATACGTGTCAATCAAGGTAGTATATGTATTCGAGCTTAAACAAACATCGGCACGTGATCCTTCATCACACACTGCAAAATTATGACTAACCCCTAATCTAAAAGGTTCACCTCTAATCCATCTTCGGAAGAACTCTTCAGCTTTTCGGAACTCTCCCCCCCTCTTGTACAACAAAACAACAATCCCCATGGTGACCTCATCAGGCTCCATTCCTTGATTCTGCATCCTCTGAAGCCAAGCAAGAGCTTCTTCTTTGAGCCCACCTTTGCTATAAACATCAATCAAGGTCCCATACGTGGAATTCACAGGTGCAACCCCTTTAGCATTCATTTCACCCCACAAATTCTCCACAATCCCCCACTTGCGCGCTCTGCCAAGGGTCCAGAGCATTATGTTGTAGTGAATGACGTTCAAGTCATAGCAACCCTTTTCCTTGAACCACTCGAAAATCTGCAAAGCCCTCTGCCAAGAGACCTGGGCCTTCAGAATTGCACTGATTTCCCTGCTGGACAGAGTCTCCTCCCACTGTCTTAGAGCGTTATCCAAGTCGTGAATGGTGTCGAGAGCGTGGAGAAGGGAAGGAATGCGTCCACCGTGAGAGACCCATCTCGTCGAACACGTGGAGTGCAGCTTCTTATCGACCCTCTTCTTTGGGGTGCTGGAATCAGCATTTTTATCCAAACTCAGTTTGTTGAAAGGATATTTATTCGGAGAGTGATAGGTTTTAGTCGGAATGAAAGCAGAGGAATCGGGTGGAGAAGGAAGTGTGTTGGTGAAACCCAAAAGATTGGCCAGCATTGGTATCAAACCTCAGTGCTGCAGAGCACGACGCCGAGAGACTTGCCTCTGCGCTTTCGAATTCCTTTATCTTATTCTTTCGTATTTTTTGATGTGCCAATGTTCTTTGGGCCCTCCCCTGATCCTAAACATTTAAAGAAGGCAGGGTTTTGTACCCCCATATTTTCTTTTCCCACCCCATCTTTCACGTCATAATTTGttctaaatatatttcaaaataataataataattcaagaCATTTCTAAATTTTGCAATTCAGAGAATATTATTATAGAGAACATAAACCAAAATAACAATAGATTATCCAATCTAGAACTATATTTTATGTTACATAATTCAAagttatatttcaaattacataatttaaacaatacaatgtaatccaaaattatatttcaaattacgGTAGTGTAAACATTCCAACTTACatcattcaaaaatatattatgagaATGACAAATTAGCTCATTTTGTATACTATGATACTAAAAGAAGAAAGTATGAAAGTAGAGGAAGAAAAACTTATATtgaaaacaatacaaaataatttaaaaattgtatggaaactttatataaaatagaaacatttttttataggtACTTACCTTAATTACCTAACAACTTaataataagtgaaaaaaaaaataccattcTCCTTAGTCCTTATCGTGTTTTGAAAAAAGCACATCCACACTTGAATGTTTGGAAGATCGACATAAATGTTATTTCTTCTTTCGTTCCTATAATTTCTtcattcatattaaaaattgtttatgcTTTAGAAATATATTGTGTATccaaaaattgtataatttcaATAGGCATTCTTTCTAAatccaaaaacatatttgaatttgtaaattatgtaataaaagatatattttcaaattacataaaaatatatttcaaattatacaattcaaaatatatttgatatttaaaaatatattctagaatatattttatattgtacaacaagaaataaatttctaaactatgcaatttaaaaaatattttgaattatataatccaaatatattttgaattacatTATTGTcagatttataaatttagaaatatattttaaattgtaaaatctAGAATAGTGTCATCTAAAATTATCTTTAGAGTatataattcaatatatttttgaatttcaaattatacTACTTAAAATAGATTAATATTTCCAGCTAAAGAATAATTTGGACTTCTATTCATAGATGCTAAAAAATATAAGAGTGCTAAAAAGATTGCTCGACATAAAAACAATCATCCTTGGGTTGTACAAAATCTCAAACAAAATTATCcgcaaataaataaataatggaaaattCGGTGATAATTCAGTGTCTCATGCTTTTAATAACCCGAAGCTACAACATTACCTTGAGtgaattattctttttattaaaaatagatagAAATTCCAATTACAAATGCATTATGCTCCACACTCTCcttttcagaaataaaatattctGCCCCAATATTACAATAACATTAATGGCATGATGGCTCAAGTCACTTGTCTGAAAATGCATCTCATTTGCAATACTTGTTAAACCAGATCGCAATGTTAAGGTAGCTCTCAAAGTCGGACTGTGGTCTGAACAAAAGTTGAACCAAACAATATTATCAATTGCAATTATTATAAGAGAAGTAATCAAGAATAATGACAAACTGTGTAAAGTAAAAGCCTTAAACTTTAGTTCTTATAGATTCACAAATATG from the Vigna angularis cultivar LongXiaoDou No.4 chromosome 3, ASM1680809v1, whole genome shotgun sequence genome contains:
- the LOC108324043 gene encoding pentatricopeptide repeat-containing protein At3g23020, which produces MLANLLGFTNTLPSPPDSSAFIPTKTYHSPNKYPFNKLSLDKNADSSTPKKRVDKKLHSTCSTRWVSHGGRIPSLLHALDTIHDLDNALRQWEETLSSREISAILKAQVSWQRALQIFEWFKEKGCYDLNVIHYNIMLWTLGRARKWGIVENLWGEMNAKGVAPVNSTYGTLIDVYSKGGLKEEALAWLQRMQNQGMEPDEVTMGIVVLLYKRGGEFRKAEEFFRRWIRGEPFRLGVSHNFAVCDEGSRADVCLSSNTYTTLIDTYGKGGQFRAACETFARMIRQCMTLNTVTLNLMIRLYGNCGRLQQACLLFQKMGEFRCRPDTWTYNILISAYIKNNNVNMAAKCLARMKQSCLEPDVVSYRILLYAYSPRKMVQEAEELVREMDERNLAIDEVTQSALTRMYVESGMLEQSWLWFRRFHLAGNISSACYSANIDAYGERGYTLEAEKVFMCCKEKKKLTVLEFNVMIKAYGIGKCYDKACQLFDCMKKFGVVADKCSYGSLIHILASADKPRDARSYLERMQKAGLVSDCVPYCVVIKSFAKLGQLKMAEELYQTMLGYAVQPDVIIYGVFINAFADAGSVEEANKYVNEMRKAGLPGNPTIYNSLIKLYTKLGYLEEAQETYKLLQSSDEGPSIFSSNCMIDLYTELVMVEQAKEIFESLKKKEIANEFSYAMMLCMYKKIGRLDEAIQIATQMRRLGLLTDVLSYNNVLGLYSVDRRLREATETFKEMIKSGIQPDDFTFRALANILLNCGVSKRAVGRLEVMVKRDSPHGLQGWMLALSCASEGDNSPKE